Proteins co-encoded in one Alphaproteobacteria bacterium PA2 genomic window:
- the fliN gene encoding flagellar motor switch protein FliN gives MSDTDTDLKLDDFGPGDAPSMPEGESEARTATDLAPVFDVPVSISAVLGRATMSVAQLLQLSSGSVLELDRKVGESIDIYVNNRLVARGEVVIVDERLGVTMTEIIKDGDSQS, from the coding sequence ATGTCGGATACCGATACAGACCTGAAGCTTGATGACTTCGGTCCGGGTGACGCCCCCTCCATGCCCGAAGGCGAGTCCGAAGCCAGGACGGCGACCGACCTGGCTCCGGTTTTTGACGTTCCGGTGTCGATTTCCGCCGTTCTGGGCCGCGCCACCATGAGTGTCGCCCAATTGCTCCAGCTGAGCTCAGGCAGCGTTCTGGAACTGGACCGCAAGGTCGGCGAGTCCATCGACATCTATGTGAACAACCGGCTGGTCGCCCGCGGAGAGGTCGTCATCGTCGATGAACGCCTGGGCGTGACCATGACTGAAATCATCAAGGACGGGGACTCCCAGTCCTAA